A window of the Synechococcus sp. M16.1 genome harbors these coding sequences:
- a CDS encoding M23 family metallopeptidase, whose amino-acid sequence MLVPAAAAQGFDQSLDGLVRQRVITSQERKLLRGGGAAVPIERSRFEEACRTGALSRQDCASGVARRPPGAPASARVRLIPSRQPLRVPVSALLAPDGGTFRLESVFAVTPRPLPTPGNGDSQLLFPVAGDAFKSSGFGWRLHPILGSWLMHAGRDFAAPEGTPVVAALSGQVLSSGLVGGYGVAIELEHAEPLRRTLYGHLSEIYVRPGQPVRQGEVIGRVGSTGLSTGPHLHFELRTPSRAGWQAVDPGDLDLSAVMRANNDPVSLLFGQVLRSLERDQP is encoded by the coding sequence ATGTTGGTTCCAGCCGCGGCTGCGCAGGGTTTTGATCAGTCGCTCGATGGTCTGGTTCGCCAACGGGTGATCACGTCCCAGGAGCGCAAGCTGCTTCGGGGCGGTGGCGCGGCGGTTCCCATCGAACGAAGCCGTTTTGAGGAGGCCTGTCGCACTGGTGCTCTGTCCCGGCAGGACTGTGCTTCCGGGGTGGCCAGGCGTCCGCCGGGGGCACCGGCCTCAGCACGGGTTCGCTTGATCCCCTCCCGCCAACCGTTGCGTGTTCCTGTGTCAGCGCTTCTCGCCCCCGATGGCGGCACCTTTCGGCTGGAATCCGTCTTTGCGGTCACGCCCCGTCCGCTGCCAACTCCTGGCAATGGGGACAGTCAACTGCTCTTCCCGGTGGCTGGAGACGCTTTTAAAAGCAGTGGGTTTGGTTGGCGTCTGCATCCGATCCTGGGGAGCTGGCTGATGCATGCCGGGCGGGACTTTGCGGCACCGGAGGGCACACCGGTGGTGGCTGCTCTTTCGGGGCAGGTCTTAAGCAGTGGTCTTGTAGGTGGGTATGGCGTCGCCATCGAACTGGAACACGCCGAGCCATTGCGCCGCACGCTCTATGGCCATCTCTCGGAGATCTACGTGCGACCCGGTCAACCGGTGCGCCAGGGAGAGGTGATTGGCCGCGTCGGCAGCACAGGTCTCAGCACAGGGCCGCACCTGCATTTCGAGTTGCGCACACCATCGCGGGCCGGTTGGCAGGCCGTTGATCCAGGGGATCTGGATCTTTCCGCCGTGATGCGTGCCAATAACGATCCTGTTTCGCTCCTGTTCGGCCAGGTGTTGCGCAGCCTTGAACGTGATCAGCCCTAG
- a CDS encoding DciA family protein, with protein MAVAPESQRRRLPGLELLQSAAPAPAEPLKTCLGALQREWRKDDHLAALWQDWPRVAGAQLAPHCRPLSLQRGVLTVGASHPQWRQALLYNKPQLISALHQAGHAVRDLRIQQHHSLQSPVLESEASIWAQHPSRTDVHGMGTCPDCGRPAPNGEVKLWGHCGFCHRQTLSPS; from the coding sequence ATGGCGGTTGCACCTGAATCCCAACGGCGTCGCCTTCCGGGCCTGGAGCTGCTGCAGTCAGCTGCGCCAGCACCGGCAGAACCCTTGAAAACCTGTCTTGGCGCACTTCAGAGGGAGTGGCGCAAGGACGACCATCTGGCAGCGCTCTGGCAGGACTGGCCGAGAGTTGCGGGAGCGCAACTAGCACCGCACTGCCGCCCCCTATCGCTGCAACGCGGGGTGCTGACCGTGGGAGCCAGCCATCCTCAATGGCGCCAGGCTCTCCTTTACAACAAGCCTCAACTGATCAGCGCCCTGCACCAAGCCGGCCACGCGGTGCGTGATCTGCGCATTCAGCAACACCACTCCCTCCAATCCCCAGTGCTGGAGAGCGAAGCCAGCATTTGGGCCCAGCATCCGAGCCGCACCGATGTGCACGGCATGGGGACATGCCCGGACTGCGGCCGACCAGCACCCAACGGAGAAGTCAAGCTCTGGGGGCACTGCGGTTTTTGCCATCGCCAGACCTTGTCGCCCTCCTAA
- a CDS encoding PspA/IM30 family protein: MGFFDRLSRLVRANANAAVSSMEDPAKILDQSVADMQADLVKLRQAVALAIASQKRLTSQAEQAAAQSKTWYERAELALKKGEESLAREALTRRKTFQETATSLTAQVQAQDGQVESLKKSLVALEGKIAEAKTKKDMLKARAQAAKAQQQLQSAVGSIGTDSAMAAFERMEEKVEALEATGQAAAELAGSDLESQFAALESGGGVDDDLEALRAQLKGGPEAVALPASETSEAVKPVQVEEVDAELEDLKRSIDKL, encoded by the coding sequence ATGGGTTTCTTTGATCGGCTGAGCAGGCTGGTTCGTGCCAACGCCAACGCTGCCGTCAGCAGCATGGAGGACCCGGCCAAGATCCTTGATCAATCCGTCGCTGACATGCAGGCGGATCTGGTCAAGTTGCGTCAGGCGGTTGCCCTGGCGATCGCGAGTCAGAAGCGACTGACCAGCCAGGCTGAGCAGGCTGCAGCTCAATCCAAGACCTGGTATGAGCGTGCTGAGCTGGCGTTGAAGAAGGGTGAGGAATCCCTGGCTCGGGAAGCATTGACCCGCCGCAAGACGTTCCAGGAGACAGCAACCTCGCTGACGGCCCAGGTCCAGGCCCAGGACGGCCAGGTGGAATCGCTCAAGAAGAGTCTGGTTGCCCTCGAAGGAAAGATCGCTGAAGCCAAGACCAAGAAGGACATGCTCAAGGCCAGGGCCCAGGCGGCCAAGGCCCAGCAGCAGTTGCAAAGTGCCGTTGGCAGCATCGGCACTGATTCCGCCATGGCGGCCTTCGAGCGGATGGAGGAAAAGGTGGAGGCCCTGGAGGCCACCGGCCAGGCTGCGGCTGAGCTGGCTGGATCTGATCTGGAGAGTCAGTTCGCGGCTTTGGAAAGCGGTGGCGGTGTTGATGATGATCTCGAGGCGTTGCGCGCTCAGCTGAAGGGAGGCCCGGAAGCCGTTGCTCTTCCCGCATCTGAGACCTCCGAGGCCGTGAAGCCCGTGCAGGTGGAAGAGGTGGATGCTGAACTCGAAGACTTGAAACGATCCATCGACAAGCTCTGA
- a CDS encoding NAD(P)H-quinone oxidoreductase subunit N translates to MPDMGAFLLATQATAAPGELLNLSLNASAVLPEAAVLLAMIATLLVDLAGEKVATRWVPPICYAGLGTSLVLLALQWNAPLEPSFLGAFLADNLAVAFRAVIALSTLLSLLISWRYAEKSGTPVGEYAAILLAATLGAMLLCGATDLVSVFISLETLSVASYLLSGYMKRDARSSEAALKYLLVGSAAAAVFLYGSSLLYGLSGSTSLDTIGLALQTSTTPLAALALVFVLATVAFKIAAVPFHQWTPDVYEGSPTPVVAFLSVGSKAAGFALALRILVGCFGAFDDQWKLLFTVLAVLSMTLGNVVALAQTSMKRMLAYSSIGQAGFVMIGMVCGTEDGFAAMVLYMAAYLFMNLGAFACIILFSIRTGSDRISDYAGLYQKDPLITLGLSLCLLSLGGIPPMLGFFGKIYLFFAGWANHEYLLVVVGLVTSVVSIYYYISVIKMMVVKEPQEASDVVKAYPEVNWSLMGMQPLRVALIGCVAITAVGGILSNPLFQWANTAVAGTPLLQQAIALSSLKGLG, encoded by the coding sequence ATGCCCGACATGGGTGCTTTCCTTCTCGCCACCCAGGCCACGGCTGCCCCTGGTGAGCTGCTGAATCTCTCTCTCAATGCCTCCGCCGTACTGCCCGAAGCTGCAGTTCTGCTGGCGATGATCGCCACCCTCTTGGTGGACCTGGCCGGCGAAAAGGTCGCCACACGTTGGGTGCCGCCGATTTGTTACGCGGGCCTGGGGACCTCCCTGGTGCTGCTGGCCCTGCAGTGGAACGCACCGCTGGAGCCCTCGTTCCTTGGAGCCTTCCTCGCCGACAACCTGGCGGTGGCGTTCCGGGCTGTGATTGCCTTGTCCACGCTTCTGTCGCTGCTGATCAGCTGGCGTTACGCGGAGAAGAGCGGCACACCCGTTGGCGAGTACGCCGCCATCCTCCTCGCCGCAACCCTCGGCGCCATGCTCCTTTGCGGGGCAACGGATCTGGTGAGTGTGTTCATCTCGCTGGAGACACTCTCCGTCGCCAGCTATCTGCTGTCGGGCTACATGAAGCGGGATGCCCGCAGCTCGGAAGCAGCACTCAAATATCTGCTCGTGGGATCGGCAGCCGCTGCTGTTTTCCTGTACGGCTCTTCCCTGCTGTACGGCCTGAGCGGCAGCACCAGCCTCGACACCATCGGCCTGGCTCTGCAAACCAGCACCACACCTCTGGCTGCTTTGGCCCTGGTGTTCGTCTTGGCCACCGTTGCATTCAAGATCGCAGCCGTTCCCTTCCACCAGTGGACGCCTGACGTCTACGAAGGCTCACCAACCCCTGTGGTGGCGTTCCTTTCCGTGGGTTCCAAAGCCGCCGGATTCGCCCTGGCCCTTCGCATCCTGGTGGGTTGCTTCGGTGCCTTCGATGATCAATGGAAATTGCTGTTCACCGTTCTGGCGGTGTTGAGCATGACCCTAGGCAACGTTGTTGCCCTCGCCCAAACCTCGATGAAGCGCATGCTGGCCTACAGCTCGATCGGCCAGGCCGGCTTCGTGATGATCGGCATGGTCTGCGGCACCGAGGACGGTTTCGCGGCCATGGTTCTGTACATGGCGGCCTACCTGTTCATGAACCTGGGGGCCTTCGCCTGCATCATCCTCTTCTCGATCCGCACAGGAAGCGATCGAATTTCTGATTACGCGGGGCTTTACCAGAAGGATCCCCTGATCACCCTCGGCCTCAGTCTTTGCCTGCTTTCTCTGGGTGGCATTCCGCCAATGCTGGGTTTCTTCGGAAAGATCTATCTGTTCTTTGCCGGTTGGGCGAACCACGAATACCTGCTGGTGGTGGTTGGCCTGGTCACCTCCGTGGTGTCGATCTACTACTACATCTCCGTCATCAAAATGATGGTGGTGAAAGAGCCTCAGGAGGCCTCCGATGTGGTCAAGGCCTACCCCGAGGTGAATTGGTCGTTGATGGGGATGCAGCCGCTTCGAGTTGCCCTGATTGGATGTGTGGCGATCACCGCCGTTGGTGGGATCCTCTCCAATCCACTCTTCCAGTGGGCCAACACAGCGGTTGCAGGAACGCCATTGCTTCAGCAAGCCATCGCCCTGTCAAGTCTGAAGGGTCTTGGCTGA
- the trxA gene encoding thioredoxin, giving the protein MAGAVADFTDAGFEREVLKASGTVLVDFWAAWCGPCRLIAPLMDWVASDYGDRVSVGKLEVDSNPQTRDAYQVQGIPTLILFRNGEVVARHEGAIAKPQLQSFLDANL; this is encoded by the coding sequence TTGGCTGGAGCTGTTGCCGATTTCACCGACGCTGGTTTTGAACGTGAAGTTCTCAAGGCTTCCGGCACGGTCCTCGTCGATTTCTGGGCTGCCTGGTGCGGCCCCTGCCGACTGATCGCACCGTTGATGGATTGGGTGGCGAGCGACTACGGCGATCGCGTCAGCGTCGGCAAGCTCGAGGTGGATTCCAATCCTCAGACCCGTGACGCTTACCAGGTTCAGGGCATCCCCACACTCATCCTCTTCCGCAACGGTGAAGTGGTGGCGCGGCATGAAGGTGCCATCGCCAAACCGCAGCTGCAGTCCTTCCTGGATGCCAACCTCTAA
- a CDS encoding ABC transporter ATP-binding protein has translation MAEAVQQPVAELRGISKIYGSGDLEVKALDQLNLTVQEGDYLAVMGASGSGKSTAMNILGCLDRPTSGTYRLNGTAVELLDDDALADVRNRSLGFVFQQFHLLGHASAMENVMLPMIYAGVPREERIERAQSALRRVGLAQRLENKPNQLSGGQQQRVAIARAIINRPSLLLADEPTGALDSSTTAEVLELFDELHQQGITLVMVTHEDDVAARAQRIARFQDGRALTGCPQ, from the coding sequence TTGGCTGAGGCTGTGCAGCAGCCGGTTGCTGAGCTCAGGGGGATCAGCAAGATCTACGGATCTGGTGATCTCGAAGTCAAAGCTCTTGACCAACTGAATCTCACCGTTCAGGAGGGGGATTACCTGGCGGTGATGGGGGCCAGCGGCTCAGGCAAGAGCACGGCGATGAACATCCTTGGCTGCCTCGACCGGCCCACCAGTGGCACCTACCGGCTCAATGGCACGGCCGTTGAACTGTTGGATGACGATGCCTTAGCCGACGTTCGCAACCGCTCGCTCGGGTTTGTCTTTCAGCAGTTCCATCTGCTCGGCCACGCCAGCGCCATGGAGAACGTGATGCTGCCGATGATCTACGCGGGGGTGCCCAGGGAGGAACGGATCGAGCGTGCCCAATCGGCCCTGCGCCGCGTTGGTCTGGCACAACGTTTGGAGAACAAGCCCAATCAGCTCTCCGGAGGGCAGCAACAACGGGTGGCCATCGCCCGGGCCATCATCAACCGCCCCAGTCTGTTGCTGGCGGACGAACCCACAGGAGCTCTGGACTCCAGCACCACCGCCGAGGTGCTGGAACTGTTTGATGAACTCCACCAACAGGGCATCACCCTGGTGATGGTGACCCATGAGGACGATGTGGCGGCCCGAGCACAACGCATTGCTCGATTCCAGGATGGTCGGGCGCTCACTGGATGCCCACAATGA
- a CDS encoding biotin--[acetyl-CoA-carboxylase] ligase: MPQHRFPHFGGGRLMATYRRLAGASARHWFIRHVPVCSSTEELLGAWLRDQPSLMGPRAVIATHQRRGVGQWGRAWVSPPGGVWISAALPWRSQGSGQAGLLGLALALSVVHRLEQQGLSVQIKWPNDLFVNGRKLAGLLPGVVQRGSQLRLLRIGLGLNVRNAVPGHAIALRRLEGQQAADPIRWTAEVLLAFDHCHDEGGDGAWCLDGVEARLWSDQLVHPQDGQIWRIAGLERDGGLRLRQGSRTETWRRWP, from the coding sequence ATGCCGCAACATCGATTCCCACACTTCGGTGGTGGCCGGTTGATGGCGACGTATCGTCGCCTCGCTGGTGCCTCAGCACGCCACTGGTTCATCCGTCATGTGCCTGTGTGCAGCAGCACGGAGGAGCTGCTGGGGGCCTGGTTGCGCGATCAGCCTTCATTGATGGGACCTCGTGCCGTCATTGCCACCCACCAGCGCCGGGGAGTTGGCCAATGGGGGCGTGCCTGGGTTTCTCCGCCAGGTGGTGTCTGGATCAGTGCTGCTTTGCCTTGGCGGAGCCAAGGGTCCGGTCAGGCCGGCTTGCTTGGCTTGGCGCTGGCCCTTTCGGTGGTGCACCGGCTTGAGCAGCAGGGCCTTTCGGTTCAGATCAAATGGCCCAACGACCTGTTCGTGAACGGCCGCAAATTGGCGGGCCTTCTGCCAGGGGTGGTGCAGCGGGGCTCCCAGCTGCGTTTGCTACGCATCGGCCTGGGCCTAAATGTGCGGAATGCAGTTCCTGGCCATGCCATTGCCCTGAGAAGGCTTGAAGGGCAACAGGCTGCGGATCCGATCCGATGGACGGCGGAGGTTTTGCTGGCCTTCGATCATTGTCACGACGAAGGAGGCGATGGGGCCTGGTGCCTCGATGGCGTTGAGGCCAGGCTCTGGTCTGATCAGCTCGTCCATCCTCAAGACGGTCAGATCTGGCGGATTGCTGGCCTTGAACGCGATGGAGGGCTGCGGTTGCGTCAGGGTTCAAGGACTGAAACCTGGCGCCGCTGGCCTTGA
- a CDS encoding response regulator: MEETPKALRVAVVEDDPRIQQLISAEITDEGHACICFGTAEDFLDEAGSDRFDLLLLDLMLPGREQTN; the protein is encoded by the coding sequence ATGGAGGAGACCCCCAAGGCTCTTCGTGTTGCAGTCGTGGAAGATGATCCGCGCATTCAGCAGCTGATCAGTGCTGAAATCACCGATGAGGGGCACGCCTGCATCTGCTTCGGGACCGCAGAAGACTTTCTCGACGAAGCCGGCTCCGATCGTTTCGATCTGCTTCTGCTGGACTTGATGCTTCCAGGCAGGGAACAGACGAACTGA
- a CDS encoding DUF2232 domain-containing protein, which translates to MTDATPRLSRQQALRLVEGAYLAAATGLIWLALYYLPVGGALFRLALPLPLILLQLRRGNRSGAEGLLLSVLLLTALMGPLRGPLLLFPYGLLSLWLGWSWCRGISWWLSWSGGVVLGTAGFLVRVLVLSLLVGENLWVVITRAGSALLERLIAVLHLPITPDLTQVQLMALLLVVVQEVIYVLSLHALAYWIFPRLKSPIPEPPRLLHGLIALDPL; encoded by the coding sequence ATGACCGACGCGACCCCCCGGTTGAGCCGCCAGCAGGCTCTGAGGCTGGTTGAGGGGGCATATCTCGCGGCCGCGACTGGGCTGATCTGGTTGGCTCTGTACTACTTGCCGGTGGGTGGTGCGCTGTTCCGTCTGGCCCTTCCCTTGCCCCTGATCCTGCTGCAGTTGCGTCGTGGCAACCGTTCCGGTGCAGAGGGTCTGCTGCTCTCTGTGCTGCTGCTCACCGCCTTGATGGGTCCTTTGCGTGGACCGCTGCTGCTGTTTCCCTATGGGCTTTTGTCGCTCTGGCTGGGCTGGAGCTGGTGCCGGGGGATCAGCTGGTGGCTGAGCTGGTCGGGGGGCGTTGTTCTTGGAACGGCAGGGTTTTTGGTGCGAGTTCTGGTGCTTTCGTTGCTCGTGGGAGAAAACCTCTGGGTCGTGATCACCCGGGCAGGTTCCGCTCTGCTCGAGCGCTTGATCGCGGTACTGCATCTGCCGATCACACCGGATCTCACCCAGGTGCAGTTGATGGCGTTGCTGTTGGTGGTGGTTCAGGAGGTCATCTATGTGCTGTCTCTTCATGCTTTGGCGTACTGGATCTTTCCCCGCCTGAAATCACCGATTCCGGAGCCCCCGAGGCTGCTGCATGGACTCATTGCCCTCGATCCCCTCTGA
- the topA gene encoding type I DNA topoisomerase, protein MAHTLVIVESPTKAKTIRGFLPKGFKVEASMGHVRDLPNNASEIPASAKGQKWANLGVNTDADFEPLYVVPKDKKKTVRELKDALKGADQLLLATDEDREGESISWHLLQLLAPKVPVKRMVFHEITKEAIGKALDQTRDLDMELVHAQETRRILDRLVGYTLSPLLWKKVAWGLSAGRVQSVAVRLLVQRERARRAFRSGSYWDLKAQLDQSGSAFEAKLTHVGGQRIATGNDFDESTGGLKAGSAVRLLSESEAKALAESVRTSAWTVDAVEEKPTVRKPVPPFTTSTLQQEANRKLRLSARETMRCAQGLYERGFITYMRTDSVHLSDQAIHASRNCVESLYGKEYLSKGPRQFSTKARNAQEAHEAIRPSGESFRTPGETGLDGRDLAVYELIWKRTVASQMAEARLTMLSVDLSSGEASFRASGKRIDFPGFFRAYVEGSDDPDAALEGQEVLLPALSVGDAPEPKTVEPLGHQTQPPARFSEASLVKMLEKEGIGRPSTYASIIGTIVDRGYATLLGNALTPSFTAFAVTALLEEHFPELVDTSFTARMENTLDEISHGKVQWLPYLEGFYKGDEGLENQVQQREGDIDPGASRTIDLEGLSSVVRIGRFGAYLEAKRVSDDGEEELIKATLPREITPADLDEEQAELILKQKADGPEAIGEDPETGDLVYLLFGQYGPYVQRGQVSDENPKPKRASLPKGQKPEDLTLEDALGLLRLPRLLGEHPDGGRIQAGLGRFGPYVVWDKGKGEKDYRSLKGDDDVLAVGLSRALELLAMPKRGRGGRTALKDLGKPEGSDETIQVYDGPYGLYVKQGKVNASLPEGKGADDVTIEEAVELLAAKATSKKGGRKTAAKKPAAKKPAAKKPAAKKPPATTKTGRLRASAVRVIKPADN, encoded by the coding sequence GTGGCGCACACCCTCGTCATCGTTGAGAGCCCCACGAAGGCCAAGACCATCCGTGGCTTCCTTCCCAAGGGATTCAAGGTCGAAGCCTCCATGGGGCATGTCCGCGACCTTCCCAACAACGCCAGCGAGATTCCGGCATCGGCCAAGGGGCAGAAATGGGCCAACCTCGGTGTGAACACCGACGCGGATTTCGAGCCGCTGTACGTGGTCCCGAAGGACAAGAAGAAGACGGTTCGCGAACTCAAGGACGCTCTCAAGGGTGCTGATCAGTTGCTCCTGGCGACGGACGAAGACCGGGAAGGCGAAAGCATCAGTTGGCACCTTCTCCAGCTGCTGGCGCCGAAGGTGCCGGTGAAGCGCATGGTGTTTCACGAGATCACCAAGGAGGCCATCGGCAAGGCCCTGGATCAGACCCGCGACCTGGACATGGAGCTGGTCCATGCCCAGGAAACCCGGCGGATTTTGGATCGCCTTGTGGGGTACACCCTGTCCCCTCTCCTCTGGAAAAAGGTGGCCTGGGGACTCTCCGCCGGGCGGGTGCAGTCCGTTGCGGTTCGGCTCCTGGTTCAACGGGAACGGGCCCGCCGAGCCTTCCGCAGCGGCAGTTACTGGGACCTCAAGGCCCAGCTTGATCAGTCGGGCAGTGCCTTTGAGGCCAAGCTGACCCATGTGGGTGGCCAGCGGATCGCCACCGGTAACGACTTCGACGAGAGCACAGGCGGGCTGAAGGCGGGCAGTGCCGTGCGGCTGCTCAGCGAGAGCGAGGCCAAGGCGTTGGCTGAATCCGTGCGAACCAGCGCCTGGACTGTGGATGCGGTGGAGGAGAAGCCCACCGTGCGCAAGCCGGTGCCTCCCTTCACCACCAGCACCCTTCAACAGGAGGCGAATCGCAAGCTGCGCCTTTCAGCCCGGGAAACCATGCGCTGTGCCCAGGGGCTCTACGAACGCGGTTTCATCACCTACATGCGGACCGACTCGGTTCATTTGTCCGATCAGGCGATCCACGCATCCCGCAACTGCGTGGAGAGCCTTTACGGCAAGGAGTATCTGAGCAAAGGGCCGCGGCAGTTCAGTACCAAAGCCCGCAATGCCCAGGAGGCCCATGAAGCGATTCGTCCATCCGGCGAAAGCTTCCGAACCCCTGGTGAGACCGGTCTGGATGGACGAGATCTGGCGGTGTATGAGCTGATCTGGAAGCGCACCGTGGCCAGCCAGATGGCTGAAGCCAGGCTCACGATGCTCTCGGTGGATCTCAGCTCAGGCGAGGCCAGTTTCCGGGCCAGCGGCAAGCGCATCGACTTCCCCGGTTTCTTCCGCGCCTACGTGGAAGGCAGTGATGATCCCGATGCGGCCCTTGAGGGTCAGGAAGTGTTGCTGCCGGCGTTGAGCGTTGGCGATGCACCGGAGCCGAAGACCGTTGAGCCCCTTGGCCATCAGACCCAGCCGCCGGCACGGTTCAGCGAGGCATCGCTGGTGAAGATGCTGGAAAAGGAGGGCATCGGCCGGCCGTCGACCTACGCCTCGATCATTGGAACGATCGTGGATCGCGGCTACGCCACGCTGTTGGGCAACGCCCTTACCCCCAGCTTCACCGCCTTTGCTGTGACGGCGCTGCTCGAGGAGCATTTCCCTGAACTGGTGGACACCAGCTTCACCGCTCGGATGGAGAACACCCTCGATGAGATCTCCCACGGCAAGGTGCAGTGGTTGCCTTACCTGGAGGGCTTCTACAAGGGTGATGAGGGCCTGGAAAACCAGGTCCAGCAACGGGAAGGGGACATTGACCCCGGTGCATCCCGCACCATCGATCTGGAGGGCTTGTCCTCCGTGGTTCGCATCGGCCGCTTCGGCGCCTACCTGGAGGCCAAACGGGTCAGCGACGACGGTGAGGAAGAGCTGATCAAGGCCACCTTGCCCCGGGAGATCACTCCGGCTGATCTGGATGAAGAGCAGGCCGAATTGATCCTCAAACAGAAGGCCGACGGCCCCGAAGCCATCGGTGAGGATCCGGAAACGGGGGATCTGGTCTACCTGCTCTTCGGTCAGTACGGCCCTTACGTGCAGCGGGGCCAGGTGAGTGATGAGAACCCCAAGCCCAAACGTGCCTCTCTGCCCAAGGGGCAGAAGCCAGAGGATCTCACCCTGGAGGATGCCCTCGGACTGCTCCGTTTGCCGCGTCTTCTCGGTGAACACCCCGATGGTGGGCGCATTCAGGCGGGGCTTGGCCGCTTTGGCCCTTACGTCGTCTGGGACAAGGGCAAGGGCGAGAAGGATTACCGATCGCTCAAGGGGGATGACGATGTTCTGGCGGTGGGGCTGAGCCGTGCCCTTGAGCTGCTGGCCATGCCCAAACGGGGTCGGGGTGGACGCACCGCCCTCAAGGACCTCGGTAAGCCGGAGGGCAGTGATGAAACGATTCAGGTCTATGACGGTCCTTACGGCCTGTATGTCAAACAGGGCAAGGTGAATGCCTCGCTGCCGGAAGGCAAGGGTGCTGACGATGTGACCATTGAAGAAGCGGTGGAACTGCTTGCCGCCAAGGCAACATCGAAAAAGGGTGGTCGTAAAACTGCTGCGAAAAAACCGGCGGCCAAGAAACCAGCCGCCAAGAAACCAGCGGCCAAGAAACCCCCCGCCACCACCAAGACTGGTCGGCTTAGGGCCAGTGCGGTGCGGGTGATCAAGCCGGCTGACAACTGA
- a CDS encoding aminotransferase class I/II-fold pyridoxal phosphate-dependent enzyme, protein MPTSKRLASLGSAVFARVDAAKQAYRLEASSSVRPDLVDLSIGSSDLRPPTALLDSMASAVMESSSSSYCLQAGLRPFHAAVADWCRYRFDVAVDPDHEVQLLVGSQEGTAHLPLAVLDPGDAALHLDPCYPSHTGGLHLAGARTTALSLSPENDWRPDLTTISPQLWDQLKLFVLGYPHNPSARVGDQEDLNRITAIAARHDVVIAHDNPYVDLALDGEPPSLLQASNWRECGIEFFSLSKGWCLGGFRLGFAVGAAPLIAALRRVKAVIDFNQSLALQQGAIQALQRFPDWPRQLHPTYRERRDRVVETLRARGWSVPCPEMAMYLWFPLPDAAHRRGWSDEDAARELLQRSGVALTPGSGFGGGGRQWLRMALVRPLNELVDAASRLADAMDD, encoded by the coding sequence ATGCCAACCTCTAAGCGGCTTGCCTCACTGGGCAGCGCTGTTTTTGCCCGTGTTGATGCCGCCAAACAGGCTTATCGGCTCGAGGCGTCTTCTTCGGTCCGTCCGGATCTGGTGGATCTCTCCATCGGATCCTCTGATCTTCGGCCTCCCACGGCGTTGTTGGACTCCATGGCCTCAGCGGTCATGGAGTCCAGCAGCAGCTCCTATTGCCTTCAAGCCGGACTGAGGCCTTTTCATGCCGCCGTCGCGGACTGGTGTCGGTATCGCTTCGACGTTGCCGTGGATCCTGATCATGAGGTCCAGTTGTTGGTGGGATCCCAGGAAGGAACCGCCCATCTGCCACTGGCGGTGCTGGATCCCGGTGACGCCGCCTTGCATCTGGACCCCTGTTATCCGTCCCATACCGGTGGATTGCACCTGGCGGGAGCCCGGACCACGGCCCTTTCTCTTTCCCCTGAAAACGACTGGCGGCCGGACCTGACGACCATCAGCCCCCAGCTCTGGGATCAACTGAAGCTGTTCGTTTTGGGGTATCCCCACAACCCTTCAGCCCGGGTGGGGGATCAGGAGGATCTCAATCGCATCACGGCGATCGCAGCTCGGCATGACGTGGTGATCGCTCACGACAATCCCTATGTGGATCTCGCCCTGGATGGAGAGCCTCCCTCGCTGTTGCAGGCTTCGAACTGGCGGGAGTGCGGCATTGAATTCTTCTCCCTTTCGAAGGGCTGGTGCCTTGGGGGATTCCGACTTGGTTTTGCCGTTGGGGCTGCACCGCTGATTGCCGCCCTGCGTCGCGTCAAGGCCGTCATCGATTTCAACCAGAGCCTGGCTCTGCAGCAGGGTGCGATTCAGGCCTTGCAACGCTTCCCCGATTGGCCGCGGCAACTGCATCCGACTTATCGCGAACGACGGGATCGTGTGGTCGAGACCCTCAGGGCACGCGGTTGGTCGGTTCCCTGTCCAGAGATGGCGATGTACCTCTGGTTCCCCTTGCCTGATGCGGCCCATCGTCGGGGCTGGAGTGATGAAGATGCCGCGAGGGAACTGCTTCAGCGCAGTGGTGTCGCTTTGACCCCTGGGTCTGGGTTTGGTGGCGGCGGTCGCCAGTGGCTGCGCATGGCGCTTGTGCGGCCATTGAATGAGTTGGTGGACGCTGCATCGCGTCTCGCGGATGCGATGGATGACTGA